The Candidatus Tanganyikabacteria bacterium genome has a window encoding:
- a CDS encoding O-antigen ligase family protein: protein MVLSALWLAPLSPVIALLLFLCSFAVRAPARAASLLGRASAWWWLWLGGVVLGAFLAPQPDVAGAGAAAVACFVLVVAAVSRALPGAAGVARGLAALCWGTVPWAVLGIAFAVAGKQWQWNWGALQIHLGTWDNRANSVFLHPNFLAGYLVLAIAASFAFRSRRLLFGAGVLPLVACLVLTQSRAGLLGTLAAVATLAAISRHPAYRAHVPGRPAGSRLRTLWPWALGSLLAVAAAPAVLRRLGDLLDPSDQSTMGRVYAWGAAWQMIAARPVFGWGPGGWAQAYPAFRDPAEHEGLVHAHSLFLHLGVEIGLLPTALFAAAIVVTAISALRAAAGNADAARLACALAAGLIGYLTLGLFDVVATEGRNALAFAAVLGMLAALPRGGEWEPERTVGRREEEVVSAAPAAQGNG, encoded by the coding sequence GTGGTCCTGTCCGCCCTCTGGCTGGCGCCCCTGAGCCCGGTCATCGCCCTGCTCCTGTTCCTGTGCTCCTTTGCGGTTCGCGCTCCAGCGCGAGCCGCTTCCCTTTTGGGGCGCGCGTCCGCGTGGTGGTGGCTGTGGCTGGGCGGCGTGGTCCTGGGGGCGTTTCTGGCCCCACAACCCGACGTGGCCGGAGCCGGCGCGGCGGCGGTCGCCTGCTTCGTGCTGGTCGTCGCGGCGGTTTCACGTGCCCTGCCGGGGGCCGCCGGGGTCGCCCGAGGGCTGGCCGCCCTGTGCTGGGGGACCGTCCCGTGGGCGGTGCTGGGGATCGCCTTCGCGGTGGCGGGCAAGCAGTGGCAATGGAACTGGGGCGCGCTGCAGATCCACCTGGGCACCTGGGACAACCGGGCCAACTCGGTCTTCTTGCACCCCAACTTCCTGGCAGGCTACCTGGTGCTGGCCATCGCGGCCAGTTTCGCCTTCCGCAGTCGCCGCCTGCTGTTTGGCGCGGGCGTCCTGCCCCTGGTGGCGTGCCTGGTCCTCACGCAGTCGCGGGCCGGCCTGCTGGGAACCCTGGCGGCGGTCGCGACCCTCGCCGCGATTTCCCGCCACCCTGCCTACCGGGCGCACGTCCCCGGCCGGCCGGCCGGCTCGCGATTGCGCACACTGTGGCCGTGGGCCCTGGGCTCGCTGCTGGCGGTCGCCGCGGCGCCGGCCGTCCTGCGGCGCCTGGGCGATCTGCTCGATCCGTCGGACCAGAGCACCATGGGGCGGGTCTACGCTTGGGGCGCGGCGTGGCAAATGATCGCGGCCCGGCCGGTCTTCGGCTGGGGGCCCGGCGGCTGGGCTCAGGCCTACCCGGCCTTCCGCGACCCGGCCGAGCACGAGGGCTTGGTCCACGCCCATTCGCTGTTCCTGCATCTTGGAGTCGAGATCGGCCTCCTGCCGACGGCGCTGTTCGCGGCAGCCATCGTCGTGACGGCGATTTCGGCGCTGCGGGCCGCCGCCGGCAACGCAGACGCCGCGAGACTGGCCTGCGCCCTGGCCGCCGGCCTGATCGGCTACCTCACGCTGGGACTCTTCGACGTGGTGGCCACCGAGGGTCGCAACGCTCTGGCGTTTGCCGCCGTGCTCGGGATGCTCGCGGCGCTACCGCGAGGCGGCGAGTGGGAGCCAGAGCGAACGGTGGGTCGGCGTGAGGAGGAGGTCGTCTCCGCGGCCCCAGCAGCCCAGGGAAATGGCTGA